The proteins below come from a single Chrysoperla carnea chromosome 1, inChrCarn1.1, whole genome shotgun sequence genomic window:
- the LOC123299815 gene encoding cytoplasmic dynein 1 light intermediate chain 1 isoform X1 produces MKMAPSTEVLDIKKKDSIDPKDNLWSSILSDVQARGNTKLPSCKSVLFLGDNESGKTTLVAKLQGVEDPKKGSGLEYAYIDVRDEYRDDQTRLSVWVLDGDPGHANLLKFALNEETYTHTLVILTVAMTTPWGILDQLQNWASILADHIDTLKIGSDVRQQCRQNLIRSWQEYIEPGDELESPLRRTSRNLGDTTDGDGIDPLDDGSSPLPEGVLTHNLGLDIVVVVTKTDYMSTLEKEHDYRDEHLDFMQQWIRKFCLQYGAALFYTSAKEDKNCDLLYKYLTHRIYGLPFRTPALVVEKDAVFIPIGWDNLKKISILHENLHTCKATDYYRDIIVQPITRKTVSNRETEILAEDEQAFLTRHQQVLQAGGGLASSGVRVGESPMRSTSMGIKSSPRPVGAVGAQGSPKKIEGTKVVGAPGGERVLANFFNSLLNKKTSPGAPPGLGQASPKPGTPGEIVVDKASMRSDAAAELDRLTRAKKASSPTEVDLNASDC; encoded by the exons atg AAAATGGCACCGTCTACAGAAGTTCTAGATATTAAGAAGAAAGATTCAATTGATCCTAAGGATAATTTATG GTCATCAATCTTAAGCGATGTACAAGCCCGAGGAAATACAAAATTACCATCTTGTAAATCTGTTCTCTTTCTCGGTGACAATGAATCGGGGAAAACAACACTTGTTGCGAAGTTACAAGGTGTAGAAGATCCAAAGAAAGGGTCTGGCTTAGAATATGCTTATATTGATGTTCGTGATGAATACCGTGATG ATCAAACACGTTTAAGTGTATGGGTGTTAGACGGTGATCCAGGTCATgctaatcttttaaaatttgcattgaaTGAAGAAACTTATACGCATACTTTGGTAATTTTAACTGTTGCAATGACCACACCATGGGGCATTTTAGATCAACTTCAAAATTGGGCATCTATACTTGCTGATCATATTGATACCTTGAAAATAGGATCTGATGTTAGACAACAATGCAG GCAAAATTTAATTCGAAGCTGGCAAGAATATATTGAACCAGGTGATGAATTAGAATCTCCATTGAGGCGTACGTCACGTAATTTAGGAGACACCACGGATGGTGATGGTATTGATCCGTTAGATGATGGCAGCTCACCTTTACCAGAAGGTGTTCTTACACATAATTTAGGTTTGGATATCGTAGTTGTCGTTACAAAG ACTGATTATATGTCAACATTAGAAAAAGAACACGATTATCGCGACGAACATTTAGATTTTATGCAACAATggattcgaaaattttgtttgcaataCGGTGCTGCTTTATTTTATACGAGTGCTAAAGAAgataaaaattgtgatttattatacaaatatttaacacaTCGTATTTATGGTCTACCATTCCGTACTCCAGCTTTAGTTGTGGAAAAAGATGCAGTATTTAT accAATTGGCTgggataatttaaagaaaataagtattttgcATGAAAATTTACACACTTGTAAAGCAACTGACTATTACCGAGATATTATAGTGCAGCCTATTACCAGAAAG ACAGTCTCAAATCGAGAAACAGAAATTCTAGCCGAAGACGAACAAGCGTTTTTAACAAGACATCAACAAGTTCTACAAGCAGGTGGTGGTTTAGCATCAAGCGGCGTACGAGTCGGTGAATCACCAATGCGATCCACATCAATGGGAATAAAATCATCACCTAGACCGGTAGGTGCCGTAGGTGCACAAGGTTCACCTAAGAAG ATTGAAGGGACTAAAGTTGTTGGAGCACCTGGCGGTGAACGAGTGTTAGCAAATTTCTTTAATTCGCTGTTAAATAAGAAAACATCACCTGGAGCACCGCCTGGATTGGGTCAAGCATCGCCTAAACCAGGTACACCTGGTGAAATAGTTGTTGATAAAGCTTCAATGCGTTCAGATGCAGCAGCTGAATTAGATAGACTTACACGTGCTAAAAAAGCTTCGTCCCCCACTGAAGTTGATTTAAATGCATCAGATTGTTAA
- the LOC123299815 gene encoding cytoplasmic dynein 1 light intermediate chain 1 isoform X3, with the protein MKMAPSTEVLDIKKKDSIDPKDNLWSSILSDVQARGNTKLPSCKSVLFLGDNESGKTTLVAKLQGVEDPKKGSGLEYAYIDVRDEYRDDQTRLSVWVLDGDPGHANLLKFALNEETYTHTLVILTVAMTTPWGILDQLQNWASILADHIDTLKIGSDVRQQCRQNLIRSWQEYIEPGDELESPLRRTSRNLGDTTDGDGIDPLDDGSSPLPEGVLTHNLGLDIVVVVTKTDYMSTLEKEHDYRDEHLDFMQQWIRKFCLQYGAALFYTSAKEDKNCDLLYKYLTHRIYGLPFRTPALVVEKDAVFIPIGWDNLKKISILHENLHTCKATDYYRDIIVQPITRKTVSNRETEILAEDEQAFLTRHQQVLQAGGGLASSGVRVGESPMRSTSMGIKSSPRPIEGTKVVGAPGGERVLANFFNSLLNKKTSPGAPPGLGQASPKPGTPGEIVVDKASMRSDAAAELDRLTRAKKASSPTEVDLNASDC; encoded by the exons atg AAAATGGCACCGTCTACAGAAGTTCTAGATATTAAGAAGAAAGATTCAATTGATCCTAAGGATAATTTATG GTCATCAATCTTAAGCGATGTACAAGCCCGAGGAAATACAAAATTACCATCTTGTAAATCTGTTCTCTTTCTCGGTGACAATGAATCGGGGAAAACAACACTTGTTGCGAAGTTACAAGGTGTAGAAGATCCAAAGAAAGGGTCTGGCTTAGAATATGCTTATATTGATGTTCGTGATGAATACCGTGATG ATCAAACACGTTTAAGTGTATGGGTGTTAGACGGTGATCCAGGTCATgctaatcttttaaaatttgcattgaaTGAAGAAACTTATACGCATACTTTGGTAATTTTAACTGTTGCAATGACCACACCATGGGGCATTTTAGATCAACTTCAAAATTGGGCATCTATACTTGCTGATCATATTGATACCTTGAAAATAGGATCTGATGTTAGACAACAATGCAG GCAAAATTTAATTCGAAGCTGGCAAGAATATATTGAACCAGGTGATGAATTAGAATCTCCATTGAGGCGTACGTCACGTAATTTAGGAGACACCACGGATGGTGATGGTATTGATCCGTTAGATGATGGCAGCTCACCTTTACCAGAAGGTGTTCTTACACATAATTTAGGTTTGGATATCGTAGTTGTCGTTACAAAG ACTGATTATATGTCAACATTAGAAAAAGAACACGATTATCGCGACGAACATTTAGATTTTATGCAACAATggattcgaaaattttgtttgcaataCGGTGCTGCTTTATTTTATACGAGTGCTAAAGAAgataaaaattgtgatttattatacaaatatttaacacaTCGTATTTATGGTCTACCATTCCGTACTCCAGCTTTAGTTGTGGAAAAAGATGCAGTATTTAT accAATTGGCTgggataatttaaagaaaataagtattttgcATGAAAATTTACACACTTGTAAAGCAACTGACTATTACCGAGATATTATAGTGCAGCCTATTACCAGAAAG ACAGTCTCAAATCGAGAAACAGAAATTCTAGCCGAAGACGAACAAGCGTTTTTAACAAGACATCAACAAGTTCTACAAGCAGGTGGTGGTTTAGCATCAAGCGGCGTACGAGTCGGTGAATCACCAATGCGATCCACATCAATGGGAATAAAATCATCACCTAGACCG ATTGAAGGGACTAAAGTTGTTGGAGCACCTGGCGGTGAACGAGTGTTAGCAAATTTCTTTAATTCGCTGTTAAATAAGAAAACATCACCTGGAGCACCGCCTGGATTGGGTCAAGCATCGCCTAAACCAGGTACACCTGGTGAAATAGTTGTTGATAAAGCTTCAATGCGTTCAGATGCAGCAGCTGAATTAGATAGACTTACACGTGCTAAAAAAGCTTCGTCCCCCACTGAAGTTGATTTAAATGCATCAGATTGTTAA
- the LOC123299815 gene encoding cytoplasmic dynein 1 light intermediate chain 1 isoform X2, with translation MAPSTEVLDIKKKDSIDPKDNLWSSILSDVQARGNTKLPSCKSVLFLGDNESGKTTLVAKLQGVEDPKKGSGLEYAYIDVRDEYRDDQTRLSVWVLDGDPGHANLLKFALNEETYTHTLVILTVAMTTPWGILDQLQNWASILADHIDTLKIGSDVRQQCRQNLIRSWQEYIEPGDELESPLRRTSRNLGDTTDGDGIDPLDDGSSPLPEGVLTHNLGLDIVVVVTKTDYMSTLEKEHDYRDEHLDFMQQWIRKFCLQYGAALFYTSAKEDKNCDLLYKYLTHRIYGLPFRTPALVVEKDAVFIPIGWDNLKKISILHENLHTCKATDYYRDIIVQPITRKTVSNRETEILAEDEQAFLTRHQQVLQAGGGLASSGVRVGESPMRSTSMGIKSSPRPVGAVGAQGSPKKIEGTKVVGAPGGERVLANFFNSLLNKKTSPGAPPGLGQASPKPGTPGEIVVDKASMRSDAAAELDRLTRAKKASSPTEVDLNASDC, from the exons ATGGCACCGTCTACAGAAGTTCTAGATATTAAGAAGAAAGATTCAATTGATCCTAAGGATAATTTATG GTCATCAATCTTAAGCGATGTACAAGCCCGAGGAAATACAAAATTACCATCTTGTAAATCTGTTCTCTTTCTCGGTGACAATGAATCGGGGAAAACAACACTTGTTGCGAAGTTACAAGGTGTAGAAGATCCAAAGAAAGGGTCTGGCTTAGAATATGCTTATATTGATGTTCGTGATGAATACCGTGATG ATCAAACACGTTTAAGTGTATGGGTGTTAGACGGTGATCCAGGTCATgctaatcttttaaaatttgcattgaaTGAAGAAACTTATACGCATACTTTGGTAATTTTAACTGTTGCAATGACCACACCATGGGGCATTTTAGATCAACTTCAAAATTGGGCATCTATACTTGCTGATCATATTGATACCTTGAAAATAGGATCTGATGTTAGACAACAATGCAG GCAAAATTTAATTCGAAGCTGGCAAGAATATATTGAACCAGGTGATGAATTAGAATCTCCATTGAGGCGTACGTCACGTAATTTAGGAGACACCACGGATGGTGATGGTATTGATCCGTTAGATGATGGCAGCTCACCTTTACCAGAAGGTGTTCTTACACATAATTTAGGTTTGGATATCGTAGTTGTCGTTACAAAG ACTGATTATATGTCAACATTAGAAAAAGAACACGATTATCGCGACGAACATTTAGATTTTATGCAACAATggattcgaaaattttgtttgcaataCGGTGCTGCTTTATTTTATACGAGTGCTAAAGAAgataaaaattgtgatttattatacaaatatttaacacaTCGTATTTATGGTCTACCATTCCGTACTCCAGCTTTAGTTGTGGAAAAAGATGCAGTATTTAT accAATTGGCTgggataatttaaagaaaataagtattttgcATGAAAATTTACACACTTGTAAAGCAACTGACTATTACCGAGATATTATAGTGCAGCCTATTACCAGAAAG ACAGTCTCAAATCGAGAAACAGAAATTCTAGCCGAAGACGAACAAGCGTTTTTAACAAGACATCAACAAGTTCTACAAGCAGGTGGTGGTTTAGCATCAAGCGGCGTACGAGTCGGTGAATCACCAATGCGATCCACATCAATGGGAATAAAATCATCACCTAGACCGGTAGGTGCCGTAGGTGCACAAGGTTCACCTAAGAAG ATTGAAGGGACTAAAGTTGTTGGAGCACCTGGCGGTGAACGAGTGTTAGCAAATTTCTTTAATTCGCTGTTAAATAAGAAAACATCACCTGGAGCACCGCCTGGATTGGGTCAAGCATCGCCTAAACCAGGTACACCTGGTGAAATAGTTGTTGATAAAGCTTCAATGCGTTCAGATGCAGCAGCTGAATTAGATAGACTTACACGTGCTAAAAAAGCTTCGTCCCCCACTGAAGTTGATTTAAATGCATCAGATTGTTAA